The following coding sequences are from one Luteolibacter yonseiensis window:
- a CDS encoding gluconate:H+ symporter encodes MLSPNGLLLLALAAIIGLIVLIARFKCNAFIALMIASLVVGVGSGMPLPGISKSFQEGVGNTLGFLAMIIGLGTILGKLLAESGAAEVIANRMVNLLGIKRLDYAVMLVAFLVGISVFFGVGIVLLGPIAFMLARQTKTPILYLALPLAAGLSVAHGLIPPHPGPMVAIGKIGADTGKTILWSIAVGLPTALITGPFLARWVAPRVPVAIGGLGAEASGKAAAPRPPGFALSIFTMLLPVLLMLVATAADVSLPPENTVRQVADFIGAPVVAMLIAVVFSFWAFGTHCGLKGGEILKFTEQCVGPAASIFLVVGAGGGFSKVLEHSGVAKAIADLAVQIPVTPILLGWIIAGLLRIAVGSATVSITMAAGLMLPVVEARPDTNRELLVLAMGAGSLILSHVNDSGFWFVKEYLGMSISQTLKTWTVVETGIAVVSIVIILLANAVI; translated from the coding sequence ATGCTTTCACCGAATGGTCTGCTGCTGCTCGCGCTGGCGGCCATCATCGGTCTCATCGTCCTGATCGCCCGCTTCAAGTGCAACGCGTTCATCGCGCTGATGATCGCATCCCTCGTCGTAGGGGTCGGTTCCGGCATGCCGCTGCCGGGCATTTCAAAGAGCTTCCAGGAAGGTGTGGGGAACACGCTGGGCTTCCTGGCGATGATCATCGGACTGGGGACCATTCTGGGAAAACTGCTCGCCGAGTCCGGAGCGGCGGAGGTGATCGCGAACCGGATGGTGAATCTGTTAGGAATCAAGCGGCTCGACTACGCCGTGATGCTGGTGGCGTTTCTCGTGGGAATTTCCGTGTTTTTCGGTGTCGGCATCGTCCTGTTAGGTCCCATCGCCTTCATGCTCGCCCGGCAGACGAAGACACCGATCCTCTATCTCGCGCTGCCTCTCGCCGCCGGACTCTCCGTGGCCCACGGACTCATCCCGCCGCATCCCGGTCCGATGGTGGCCATCGGAAAAATCGGTGCTGACACCGGAAAAACGATTCTCTGGTCGATCGCAGTCGGTCTTCCCACCGCGCTCATCACCGGTCCGTTTCTCGCCCGCTGGGTCGCCCCGCGCGTGCCGGTGGCCATCGGCGGACTGGGTGCCGAAGCTTCCGGAAAAGCGGCAGCCCCCCGCCCTCCCGGATTCGCCCTGAGCATTTTCACCATGCTGCTGCCGGTGCTGCTGATGCTTGTCGCCACGGCGGCGGACGTGTCGCTGCCGCCGGAAAACACGGTGCGGCAGGTGGCGGACTTCATCGGAGCGCCGGTGGTGGCCATGCTCATCGCCGTGGTGTTCTCTTTCTGGGCGTTCGGCACCCACTGCGGACTCAAGGGCGGTGAGATTCTGAAATTCACCGAACAATGCGTCGGTCCTGCGGCGAGCATCTTCCTGGTGGTCGGAGCCGGCGGCGGCTTCAGCAAGGTGCTGGAACACTCCGGCGTGGCCAAGGCCATCGCCGATCTTGCAGTACAAATCCCGGTGACACCCATCCTGTTAGGCTGGATCATCGCCGGGCTGCTGCGCATCGCGGTGGGATCGGCCACGGTGTCCATCACCATGGCCGCGGGACTGATGCTGCCCGTCGTGGAAGCCCGGCCGGATACGAACCGCGAGCTGCTGGTGCTCGCGATGGGCGCCGGATCCCTGATCCTTTCCCACGTGAACGACTCGGGCTTCTGGTTCGTGAAGGAATACCTCGGCATGTCCATTTCCCAAACCTTGAAGACATGGACCGTCGTGGAAACAGGGATCGCCGTGGTTTCCATCGTGATCATCCTGCTGGCGAACGCGGTGATCTGA